A genome region from Maylandia zebra isolate NMK-2024a linkage group LG6, Mzebra_GT3a, whole genome shotgun sequence includes the following:
- the rrp36 gene encoding ribosomal RNA processing protein 36 homolog, whose product MKKKQKQKQLPSSKKKGLESSSDEESSDVERNFALITERKGTEEEDQCYKIGEEKTDEDEERSDSSDEMESDNDEEQEGDEEDGNSDDDPEDAGGSNELQTKEDIRKELSNMSFENIVKLQNQVGTKVYNTVAYGSNRSHESSKKKRLNKNRPVELSAKKPAPFLRQVIPVKKPTLRDPRFDDLSGEYKPEIFEKTYKFINDIRHKEKEIVQKKLKRIKKNSQTKEKLQFLLKRMENQDQARKSKEQQRERELQFKRQQRERASEGGKPFFFKKSDMKKLQLAEKYQELKKSSKLDNFLSKKRKRNAMKDRRKLPKQLQSKKAV is encoded by the exons atgaagaagaagcagaaacagaaacagctgccgAGCTCAAAGAAGAAAGGGTTAGAAAGCAGCAGCGATGAGGAGTCGTCTGATGTGGAGAGGAACTTTGCACTGATTACTGAGAGAAAAGGGACTGAGGAGGAAGATCAGTGCTACAAAATAGGAGAGGAAAAGACTGATGAAGATGAGGAACGATCAGATAGCAGTGATGAGATGGAATCTGATAATGATGAAGAACAAGAGGGAGATGAAGAGGATGGCAACAGTGATGATGACCCAGAAGATGCTGGTGGCAGCAATGAACTCCAAACAAAAGAAGACATCAGAAAGG AGCTGTCCAACATGTCATTTGAGAACATTGTAAAACTGCAGAACCAGGTGGGAACCAAAGTTTACAACACGGTTGCCTATGGCAGCAACAGGAGTCACGAGTCCAGCAAGAAGAAACGACTAAACAAGAACAG GCCAGTGGAACTCTCAGCCAAGAAACCAGCACCATTCCTCCGACAGGTCATCCCCGTCAAGAAACCA ACGCTGAGAGATCCTCGATTTGATGACTTGTCTGGAGAATACAAACCAGAGATTTTTGAGAAGACCTATAAGTTCATTAATGACATCCGACACAAAGAGAAGGAG ATTGTTCAGAAAAAGctgaagagaataaagaaaaacagccagACGAAGgagaaactgcagttcctttTGAAGAGGATG GAAAACCAAGACCAAGCAAGGAAGAgcaaagagcagcagagagagagagagctgcagtTCAAgagacagcagagagagagagccagtgAGGGTGGAAAACCATTCTTCTTCAAGAAAT CTGACATGAAAAAGCTGCAGCTGGCTGAAAAATACCAAGAGCTGAAGAAGAGCAGCAAACTGGACAACTTCCTGagcaagaagaggaagaggaacgCCATGAAGGACCGCAGAAAGCTGCCCAAACAGCTGCAGAGCAAGAAGGCTGTCTAA